Part of the Candidatus Rokuibacteriota bacterium genome, CGCCGTGCGCGGCTACGCCCTCGGCGGCGGCCTCATGCTCGCGATCGCCCAGGATCTGAGGATCGCCGAGACCTCGGCGCGCTTCGGGCTCCCCGAGGTGACGCTCGGCTTCAACCCGAGCTATGGCATCGGGCGGCTGCTCGACATCGCGGGCGGCGCGCATGCGCGCGACCTGCTGCTCACCGGCCGCACGGTGGACGCGGCGGAAGCCCACCGGATGGGCCTGGTCACGCGGGTCGTCGCCGACGGCACGCTGGAGGCGGCCGCGGCCGCGATGGCGGCAGAGATCGCGCGGAATCCCCCCGGGGGGCTCGCCGCCAGCAAGGCCATCGTGGCCGACCTCCGCGCCGGGCGGCCCGGTGGCGCGGCCGAGGCCTATGCCGCCGCGCTCAGACGGGACGAGGCCGCGAAGAGCCGCATCGCCGCCTTCATCGCCCGCGGCAAGAAGGGAGGCGCCTGATCGCACGCCCCTCCCGGAAACACCTCTTCTGAGAAAGGACTGCCCAATGGCCGCCACGCTGCCGATCCTCCCGACTCACGTCATGGGGAGCCACGGCTTCCCCGGCTGGTTCTGGACCGCGCTGGACAAGATCAAGGCGGGCGAGTATGGCCAGACCGACGCCCGGGAAACCTTCGACGATGCCACGCAGCTCGCCATCCGCGACCAGGAGCGCGCGGGCATCGACGTCATCTGCGACGGCGAGATGCGGCGCTTCTTCTTCGTCCAGACCTTCTACGGGAAGATGGAGGGGCTGGAGCAGCTGGACCCCCTGCGCAAGACCGGGCTCTACGCCTACGACAGCGTGCCGCGCTACCGGCCCACGCGGCGCATCACCGTACCCAGGGGTCTCGGGACCGTGGAGGAGTTCAAGTATCTCCTGACCCAGACCGACAGGCCGGTGAAGGCCACCTGCCCCGGGCCCGTGACGCTGTCGATCCACATCCAGACGCGGCCCGGCGATGCCTACGACAACGACCGGCTCGCGCTCTGCTGGGATCTGGTCCCCGCGGTGAACGCCGAGCTCAAGGCGCTGGCAGCGGCCGGGGCCACGTGGATCCAGGTGGACGAGCCCTCCGCGGCCATCGTCCCGGGGCAGGCCGCCGAGTACGTCAAGATGTTCAACGCCTGCGTGGAGGGGGTGGAGGCCAAGCTCGGGCTGCACGTCTGCTTCGGCAACCTGCTCTCGCGGCCCCGCGGGAAGCGGTCGTACCGCTGGATGTTCCCGGCGCTGCTGGAGGCCCGGTGCCAGCAGTTCGTCTTCGAGTACGCCAACCGCGAGATGGCCGAGATCGAGATGTGGAAGGAGATCGGCGTGGACCGGGAGGTGGCCTGCGGCGTGGTTGACGTGAAGTCGTTTTACATGGAGACTCCCGAGGACGTGGCCGAGCGGGTGGCGCTGTGCCTGGAGCACATCCCGGCCGAGCGGCTCTCGCTCGTCCCGGACTGCGGCTTCTTCCCGGTGCCGCGCTGGGTGGCGTTCGAGAAGCTCAAGCGCCTGGCGGCGGGGGCGAAGCTCGCGCGGGGGCGGCTCGGTGGCTAACCAGGAGACGACGAAGGAGGGCTCTATGGGAACCAGCAGGCGCGACTTCCTCAAGCAGGCCGGAGCCGGGGTGGCCGCAGTCTCGGTGGTCGGCCTCCCGGCCGCCGCCCGGGGCCAGGCCCGGCCGGGCGTGCCCGCGACCCCCGTGAAGATCGGCGTGCTCCCGATCCGGGCCGGCATCGCCGCTCCCGTGGGCGCGGCCGGGCTGCGCGGGACGGAGTGGTGGGCCGAGCGCGTGAACAAGTCCGGAGGGATCCTCGGCCGGCCGGTGCAGCTCGTGGTCGAGGAGGAATCGAACCCGAAGGACACCGTCGAGCGCTTCAGGAAGCTCGTGCTGCAGGACAAGGTGGACATCGTCCTGGGCGGCATCTCCACCGGCGTGACGCTGGCCCTGGGGCAGGCCGCCGAGGAGATGGCCTTCCCGTGGCTGTCCTGGGACGGCACCACCCAGAAGGGCGTGGACGAGACGATGCCGAACCCGAAGTGGGCCTTCCGGAGCGTGGACAACGAGGTCGAGGCGATCGCCGCGGGCATCCTCACCGCCAAGTACTTCAAGGGCATCAAGACCGTCGCCGGGATCAACAACGACTACTCCTACGGCCACGACTGCTGGCAGTCCTACCAGGCCGTCCTCAAGAAGCTGGGGGTCGAGGTCAAGCCCGTCCTCGAGCTGTTCCCCAAGCTCGGGGTCACCGACTTCACCTCGCACATCGCGGCCATCCAGCAGGCCAAGCCCGACCTCCTGATGACCTCCTTCTGGTCCGGGGACGCGACCATCCTCTTGAAGCAGGCCGCGGCGGTCGGCCTCTTCAAGACCATGAAGGGCGTCTTCACCACGGCGGGCGGCGTCCACGACTCGCTCAAGAAGCAGTTCACGCCCGAGGGGCTGCTGCTGGGCTACAACTCCATGTACTTCGACGACCCCAACGGCAGCGCGCTCCTCAAGCAGTTCGTCCGCGAGTACAAGACCAAGTACAACGAGTACCCGCCCTACGAGTGCGACCACGCCTACTTCTGCGCGGAGTCCTACAAGGTCGCCGTGGAGAAGGCCTACGCCGGGGCCAGGCAGTGGCCGGCGAAGGAGCAGCTGGTCAAGGCGCTGGAGGGCATCGAGGTGGAGTCGCTCTCCGGCAAGCGCTCGTGGCGCGAGGACCACATCCAGATGTGCAACTTCTACCAGGGTCTCACGACCCACAAGAACGGCTACGACTTCGTGACGATCAACCCCATCGAGGTGGTGTCCACCAGGCAGGCGATGAAGCCGGCGGGCGCCAAGCTCCTTGACTGGATCAACTCCTGGAAGCTCTAGCAGGCTGCTGAAAAAGGCCCATCTGCTTCGTTGGCGCCCTCGGCCGCACGCTCAACGTACAGGGAGTACGCCTCGCGTGCGACCGTCGGGCGCCGCCTCGCATGTGGACCTTTTTGAGCAGCCCGCAGGCTTCCCCCGAAACCCGCGAGCCTG contains:
- a CDS encoding enoyl-CoA hydratase/isomerase family protein → AVRGYALGGGLMLAIAQDLRIAETSARFGLPEVTLGFNPSYGIGRLLDIAGGAHARDLLLTGRTVDAAEAHRMGLVTRVVADGTLEAAAAAMAAEIARNPPGGLAASKAIVADLRAGRPGGAAEAYAAALRRDEAAKSRIAAFIARGKKGGA
- a CDS encoding methionine synthase: MAATLPILPTHVMGSHGFPGWFWTALDKIKAGEYGQTDARETFDDATQLAIRDQERAGIDVICDGEMRRFFFVQTFYGKMEGLEQLDPLRKTGLYAYDSVPRYRPTRRITVPRGLGTVEEFKYLLTQTDRPVKATCPGPVTLSIHIQTRPGDAYDNDRLALCWDLVPAVNAELKALAAAGATWIQVDEPSAAIVPGQAAEYVKMFNACVEGVEAKLGLHVCFGNLLSRPRGKRSYRWMFPALLEARCQQFVFEYANREMAEIEMWKEIGVDREVACGVVDVKSFYMETPEDVAERVALCLEHIPAERLSLVPDCGFFPVPRWVAFEKLKRLAAGAKLARGRLGG
- a CDS encoding ABC transporter substrate-binding protein — translated: MGTSRRDFLKQAGAGVAAVSVVGLPAAARGQARPGVPATPVKIGVLPIRAGIAAPVGAAGLRGTEWWAERVNKSGGILGRPVQLVVEEESNPKDTVERFRKLVLQDKVDIVLGGISTGVTLALGQAAEEMAFPWLSWDGTTQKGVDETMPNPKWAFRSVDNEVEAIAAGILTAKYFKGIKTVAGINNDYSYGHDCWQSYQAVLKKLGVEVKPVLELFPKLGVTDFTSHIAAIQQAKPDLLMTSFWSGDATILLKQAAAVGLFKTMKGVFTTAGGVHDSLKKQFTPEGLLLGYNSMYFDDPNGSALLKQFVREYKTKYNEYPPYECDHAYFCAESYKVAVEKAYAGARQWPAKEQLVKALEGIEVESLSGKRSWREDHIQMCNFYQGLTTHKNGYDFVTINPIEVVSTRQAMKPAGAKLLDWINSWKL